Proteins encoded by one window of Methanobrevibacter oralis:
- a CDS encoding sugar phosphate isomerase/epimerase family protein: MKIGASTLAGINDKLEDSLEFIEELGLEYAEILHQYPNQDINIANVESFNLKYSMHAPFMDVNIASLNKFSRENSIKQIKQTIDTANKINAECVVVHPGLIPFLARGFEEVVYDLSNESIKELGEYGQDLGVMVAIENMPSFESMMYQKLEDLNETLTSLDMFMTLDIGHANHIGYATNQMYFDCIKHIHMHDNFGDDDSHLALGDGSIDLKSIINTFEDKKYDGITSSK; this comes from the coding sequence ATGAAAATTGGTGCATCAACATTAGCAGGGATAAATGACAAATTAGAAGATAGCTTAGAATTTATTGAAGAGTTAGGACTTGAATATGCTGAAATTCTACACCAGTACCCTAATCAAGATATTAATATAGCCAATGTAGAAAGCTTTAATTTAAAATATTCTATGCATGCTCCATTTATGGATGTTAATATTGCTTCTTTAAACAAATTTAGTAGAGAAAACTCAATTAAACAGATTAAACAAACAATAGATACTGCTAATAAAATTAATGCTGAATGTGTTGTTGTTCATCCAGGTTTAATTCCCTTTTTAGCCAGAGGTTTTGAAGAAGTTGTTTATGACTTATCTAATGAATCTATAAAAGAACTTGGAGAATATGGGCAAGATTTAGGAGTAATGGTAGCTATTGAGAATATGCCTTCTTTTGAATCCATGATGTATCAAAAATTAGAGGATTTAAATGAAACATTAACTTCACTTGACATGTTCATGACTTTAGATATTGGTCATGCTAATCATATTGGATATGCTACAAACCAAATGTATTTTGATTGTATTAAACACATCCACATGCATGATAATTTTGGTGATGATGACTCCCACCTTGCTTTAGGTGATGGATCTATTGATTTAAAAAGTATCATCAATACTTTTGAAGATAAAAAATATGATGGCATTACATCATCGAAGTAA
- a CDS encoding PINc/VapC family ATPase yields MNTLIPDTSAIIIGAISEIIKKSDLEYPEVIVPEAVVCELEHQANAGRIEGYKGLKELQKLQNLQFEGEVAISFKGKRPSNYDIKYAKSGEIDNIIRDLARSEFGTLITNDKVQAETAKAQGISVKYIEQKYINKPLSIEKYFDENTMSIHLKENVCPMAKKGTPGNVKFVKLSDNTYSYKELRKIVDEILDKAKNDSKTYLESEKIGSYIVQSREYRISIAEVPFSESLEITAVKPVVNIELSDYHLSDKLMDRIRTNAEGILISGSPGAGKSTFVQSIAKFYSEELNKVVKTMESPRDLQLPNEITQYSPLEGSMENTADVLLLVRPDYTIYDELRKNNDFNIFADMRLAGVGMIGVVHATRPIDAIQRIASRVELGVIPSIVDTSIYIEDGAVKNVYETKITVKVPTGMKEADLARPVIEVRDFESGKLKNEIYTYGEQTIVMDVDLVNQDTDLQLQKSSVEKIAEKEILRKIKRILPKKAKVEVEVISPERAKIYFEEQHIPEIIGKNGRRIAEIEKDIGISIGVEVLEKNIQNRKSFEIDIIHTKKQLILDLGRDNGRKNFDICIGGEYLLTATTSKKGEIKIKQGIELSNFIIEAIEMGLEITAIKK; encoded by the coding sequence ATGAATACTCTAATTCCAGACACTAGTGCTATTATAATAGGTGCAATTTCAGAAATTATTAAAAAATCCGATTTAGAATATCCAGAAGTTATTGTACCTGAGGCAGTTGTTTGTGAACTAGAACATCAAGCTAATGCAGGTAGAATTGAAGGATATAAAGGACTTAAGGAACTTCAAAAATTACAAAATCTTCAATTTGAAGGTGAAGTAGCCATAAGCTTTAAAGGAAAACGACCAAGTAATTATGATATAAAATATGCTAAAAGTGGTGAAATAGATAATATTATCCGAGATTTAGCACGTAGCGAATTTGGAACCCTTATTACTAATGATAAAGTTCAAGCTGAAACTGCTAAGGCTCAAGGAATTTCTGTTAAGTATATTGAACAAAAATACATCAATAAACCTTTATCAATTGAAAAATATTTTGATGAAAATACAATGTCTATTCATTTAAAGGAAAATGTTTGTCCAATGGCTAAAAAAGGAACTCCCGGTAATGTAAAATTCGTAAAACTTAGTGATAACACCTATTCTTATAAAGAACTTAGAAAAATTGTTGATGAAATTCTTGATAAGGCTAAAAACGATTCAAAAACTTATTTAGAATCAGAAAAAATTGGATCATATATAGTTCAATCAAGAGAATATAGAATTTCGATAGCAGAAGTGCCTTTTTCTGAAAGTTTAGAAATAACCGCAGTTAAACCTGTTGTTAATATTGAATTAAGTGATTATCATTTATCTGATAAACTAATGGATAGGATAAGAACTAATGCAGAAGGAATATTAATATCCGGTTCACCAGGAGCAGGAAAAAGTACTTTTGTACAATCTATTGCTAAATTTTACTCAGAAGAACTAAATAAAGTTGTAAAAACAATGGAATCGCCAAGAGATTTGCAATTACCCAATGAAATTACACAATACAGTCCCCTTGAAGGAAGTATGGAGAATACTGCCGATGTTTTACTTCTTGTTCGTCCAGATTATACTATTTATGATGAACTAAGAAAAAATAATGATTTTAATATATTTGCAGATATGAGATTAGCTGGTGTTGGAATGATTGGCGTTGTGCATGCAACTAGACCAATTGATGCAATTCAAAGAATAGCTTCAAGAGTAGAACTTGGTGTGATACCTTCAATTGTTGATACTAGCATCTATATTGAAGATGGTGCTGTTAAAAATGTTTATGAAACAAAAATAACCGTTAAAGTTCCAACTGGTATGAAAGAAGCAGATCTTGCAAGGCCTGTTATTGAAGTTAGAGATTTTGAAAGTGGAAAACTTAAAAATGAAATCTACACTTATGGTGAACAAACAATTGTTATGGATGTTGATTTAGTAAATCAAGATACTGATTTACAATTACAAAAATCATCAGTTGAAAAAATAGCTGAAAAAGAAATTTTAAGGAAAATAAAAAGGATACTACCTAAAAAAGCAAAAGTAGAAGTTGAAGTAATATCACCTGAAAGAGCTAAAATCTATTTTGAAGAACAACACATCCCAGAAATCATTGGTAAAAATGGTAGGCGAATAGCTGAAATTGAAAAAGATATCGGAATAAGTATTGGTGTTGAAGTGCTTGAAAAAAATATTCAAAATAGAAAATCCTTTGAAATTGACATAATTCACACAAAAAAACAATTAATTTTAGATTTAGGTCGTGACAATGGTAGAAAAAACTTTGATATTTGTATAGGTGGTGAATATTTACTTACTGCCACCACCTCTAAAAAAGGAGAAATTAAAATTAAACAAGGAATTGAACTATCTAATTTTATTATAGAAGCTATAGAAATGGGATTAGAAATTACAGCAATTAAAAAATAG
- the hisI gene encoding phosphoribosyl-AMP cyclohydrolase, translated as MKINFKHEINGEKLITAIAQDFKSNQILMVGNMNKEALIKTLKTGKAHYWSTSRNKQWLKGESSGNIQEVKEIFIDCDMDAIILKVKQHVAACHKGYPSCFYRKLKLENNINIENINDEDFEIILKRVFNPEDVY; from the coding sequence ATGAAAATTAATTTTAAACATGAAATTAATGGTGAAAAACTTATTACTGCCATTGCACAGGATTTTAAAAGTAATCAAATTTTAATGGTAGGTAATATGAATAAAGAAGCTTTAATTAAAACATTAAAAACTGGTAAAGCTCATTATTGGAGTACATCTCGAAATAAACAATGGCTAAAAGGAGAAAGCTCTGGAAATATCCAGGAAGTTAAAGAAATTTTTATTGACTGTGATATGGACGCAATTATATTAAAAGTAAAACAACATGTTGCCGCTTGTCACAAAGGTTACCCATCATGCTTTTATAGAAAATTGAAACTCGAAAACAATATTAATATTGAAAATATTAATGATGAAGACTTTGAGATAATTCTAAAACGAGTTTTCAATCCAGAAGATGTGTATTAA
- a CDS encoding PIN domain-containing protein codes for MMNKIFIDTSFIIPIFKKNDKSRLIIEKNKDILFENECYISNGVLNEVITVVMMKTKNIKLTEKAYYFLNDNFNIINEFEIEKYNDRVFTLFKKYNEKNYKASFIDCSSIIIVNNLDLDYVVSLDKFFNKFKEIELLKLE; via the coding sequence ATGATGAATAAAATATTCATTGATACTTCATTTATCATACCTATTTTTAAAAAGAATGACAAGTCTAGATTAATCATTGAAAAAAATAAAGACATATTATTTGAAAATGAGTGTTATATTAGTAATGGTGTTTTAAATGAAGTAATAACTGTAGTTATGATGAAAACCAAGAATATTAAATTAACTGAAAAAGCTTATTATTTCTTAAATGATAATTTTAATATTATCAATGAATTTGAAATAGAAAAATATAATGATAGGGTTTTTACATTATTTAAAAAATATAATGAAAAAAATTATAAAGCTAGTTTTATTGATTGTTCAAGCATTATTATTGTTAATAACCTTGATTTGGACTATGTTGTTTCATTAGATAAATTTTTCAATAAATTTAAAGAAATTGAGTTATTAAAATTGGAATAG
- a CDS encoding DEAD/DEAH box helicase has translation MTSYIKHPLIKENSIESRLYQQVLAGDVLKKGNTMVVAPTALGKTIVAILVAADRLNKVKNSKVLVLAPSKPLAIQHEASFKEFLMVPCASITGAVKTDERTKRWEESRVVCATPQTVESDLLKGRYDLNNVSLIVFDECHHGVGSYSYVYLASRYVQKSNYNLILALTASPGSDKEKIKEVCENLFIQNIVIKTEEDHDVKPYFNPVEIDWVKVKMSSELEKIKKYVDKALKIRLKALKNMGIIKTVSVNKGDILKARAKIQSEIGRTANPSKESFQAISILSAVINIQHAQGLIETQGIQTFNKYIGRLRKKKTKAAKSLIYDDNFGRAVKLARDAEKHGWEHPKLRKVTEILKKELATSDGQTKLQSKRYEKEDSKSSKIMVFTQYRDTLEMIHQKLEKEGIKSVKFYGQASRDGEKGLTQKEQKEIIKAFKMGEYDVLLSTSVAEEGIDIPAVDLVILYEPVPSEVRMIQRRGRTGRKRTGRVKVLITTGTMDEGYYYSSIYKESRMKNQLIDPVVLAELNESAVERMENEKKIKVIDKPENEKLPLVFADSREGNSKVIRHLSEMEIDVKIQSMAVADYQVSDEVAIERKTAKDFVDSIVDKRLFKQARELSEEFKRPLMILEGDDLYSGMINPNAIRGSIASIALDFGISIIPTRNAQDTAAMIKRIAIREQSGEKVPIQIRTDKKPVSLFEQQLFIIESLPNIGPVNAKNLLEHFGSVSNVINASESELQEVEGIGLKTAKSIRNVIDSKYLYFKNEIKEKRLI, from the coding sequence ATGACTAGTTATATAAAACATCCTTTAATTAAAGAAAACTCTATAGAATCAAGGTTATACCAACAAGTTTTAGCGGGGGATGTTTTAAAAAAAGGAAATACTATGGTTGTTGCACCTACCGCATTAGGTAAAACTATCGTAGCTATTCTAGTTGCAGCAGATAGATTGAATAAAGTTAAAAATTCAAAAGTTCTTGTTTTAGCTCCGAGTAAACCACTAGCAATTCAACACGAAGCTAGTTTTAAAGAATTTTTAATGGTGCCTTGTGCATCAATTACAGGGGCGGTTAAAACTGATGAGAGAACTAAACGGTGGGAAGAATCAAGAGTTGTTTGTGCTACTCCTCAAACTGTTGAATCAGATTTGCTAAAAGGTCGATATGATTTAAATAATGTTTCTTTAATAGTTTTTGATGAATGCCATCATGGAGTAGGTTCTTATTCTTATGTTTATTTGGCATCTAGATATGTTCAAAAATCAAATTATAATTTGATTTTAGCTTTAACTGCTTCTCCAGGTTCTGATAAAGAAAAAATAAAAGAAGTTTGTGAGAATTTATTTATTCAAAATATTGTAATTAAAACTGAGGAGGATCATGATGTAAAACCATATTTTAATCCAGTTGAAATAGATTGGGTTAAGGTAAAAATGAGCAGTGAACTTGAAAAAATTAAAAAATACGTTGATAAGGCATTAAAAATCCGACTTAAAGCTTTAAAAAATATGGGTATTATTAAAACTGTTTCTGTAAACAAAGGGGATATTTTAAAAGCTAGAGCCAAAATTCAAAGTGAAATTGGAAGAACTGCAAATCCTTCTAAAGAATCTTTTCAAGCAATTTCAATATTAAGTGCTGTTATTAACATTCAACATGCACAAGGCCTTATTGAAACTCAAGGAATCCAAACTTTTAATAAATATATAGGGCGTTTACGTAAAAAGAAAACTAAAGCAGCTAAATCATTAATTTATGATGATAATTTTGGACGTGCTGTTAAACTTGCTCGTGATGCTGAAAAACATGGTTGGGAACATCCAAAACTTAGAAAAGTAACTGAAATTCTTAAAAAAGAGTTGGCTACTAGTGATGGTCAAACTAAATTACAATCTAAACGATACGAAAAAGAAGATTCTAAATCTTCTAAAATTATGGTTTTCACACAATACAGAGATACACTTGAAATGATTCATCAAAAACTAGAAAAAGAAGGAATCAAATCTGTTAAATTTTATGGACAAGCTTCTAGGGATGGGGAAAAAGGATTAACTCAAAAAGAACAAAAAGAAATCATAAAAGCCTTTAAAATGGGCGAATATGATGTTTTATTATCTACAAGTGTAGCTGAAGAAGGTATTGATATTCCTGCAGTTGATTTGGTCATATTATATGAACCGGTTCCTTCTGAAGTTAGGATGATTCAAAGAAGGGGGAGAACTGGACGTAAAAGAACTGGTCGTGTAAAAGTTCTTATAACTACGGGAACAATGGATGAGGGGTATTATTATTCTTCAATTTACAAAGAAAGTAGGATGAAAAATCAATTAATAGATCCTGTTGTTTTAGCCGAACTTAATGAATCTGCAGTTGAAAGAATGGAAAATGAAAAAAAGATTAAAGTCATTGATAAGCCTGAAAATGAAAAATTACCTTTGGTTTTTGCTGATTCAAGAGAAGGTAATTCTAAAGTTATTAGACATTTAAGTGAAATGGAAATTGATGTTAAAATCCAATCAATGGCAGTTGCCGATTATCAGGTAAGTGATGAAGTAGCTATTGAGAGAAAAACTGCTAAAGATTTTGTTGATTCAATTGTTGATAAAAGATTATTCAAACAGGCTCGTGAATTATCCGAAGAGTTTAAACGTCCTTTGATGATTCTTGAAGGCGATGACTTATATTCGGGTATGATTAATCCTAATGCTATTAGAGGTTCTATAGCTTCAATTGCACTTGACTTTGGTATTAGTATTATTCCAACAAGAAACGCTCAGGATACTGCAGCTATGATTAAAAGAATAGCTATTCGTGAACAAAGTGGTGAGAAAGTTCCTATTCAAATAAGAACAGATAAAAAACCAGTGAGTTTGTTTGAACAACAGCTATTTATTATAGAATCCCTTCCAAACATTGGGCCTGTTAATGCTAAAAATTTATTGGAGCATTTTGGCTCTGTATCTAATGTTATTAATGCATCTGAAAGTGAACTTCAAGAAGTTGAAGGAATTGGTTTAAAAACAGCTAAAAGTATTAGGAATGTTATTGATTCCAAATATTTATATTTTAAAAATGAAATAAAAGAAAAGCGTCTTATTTAA